The following are from one region of the Amia ocellicauda isolate fAmiCal2 chromosome 1, fAmiCal2.hap1, whole genome shotgun sequence genome:
- the ntd5 gene encoding beta-2-glycoprotein 1-like isoform X2: MADGTELVTRRCQGDRSWSGAEPVCMAKPTESPPLCPPLGQIENGITLQDRNSSEYTCHPGFRLIGSRENFCLENGSWQYPEPICEQVFCPPPADVAAGYLVAVQRSRYEVGEVIYYLCRKGFLLDGPNRVVCESDGSWGHTPFCRARCPIPAQRSRVLLGGSRLWGWEIPEGGVEHGTAVAFYCRRRQRPAPRQEGEGAKERERDCSYTSTQHCFDGTLELPQCYEEPTWLQYQLFPHRLVSEIDACDPDDLPLTPDP; encoded by the exons ATGGCCGATGGAACCGAGCTGGTGACCCGTCGCTGCCAAGGCGACCGGAGCTGGAGTGGGGCGGAGCCAGTGTGCATGG CCAAGCCCACCGAGAGCCCCCCCCTGTGCCCCCCCCTGGGGCAGATAGAGAACGGAATTACCCTCCAGGACAGAAACAGCTCAGAGTACACCTGTCATCCTGG gtttcGGTTGAttggaagcagagagaatttttgTCTGGAGAACGGGTCCTGGCAGTATCCTGAGCCTATCTGCGaac AGGTTTTCTGCCCCCCTCCAGCAGATGTTGCCGCGGGTTACCTGGTTGCTGTGCAGCGCAGCCGCTACGAGGTCGGTGAGGTCATCTACTATCTGTGCAGGAAGGGCTTCCTATTGGATGGGCCCAACCGTGTTGTCTGCGAATCAGATGGCAGCTGGGGCCACACACCCTTCTGCCGAG ctcgtTGCCCTATCCCAGCCCAGCGCAGCAGGGTGCTCCTGGGGGGGTCCAGGTTGTGGGGGTGGGAGATTCCCGAGGGGGGGGTGGAGCACGGCACCGCGGTGGCCTTCTACTGTCGCCGCCGGCAGCGCCCCGCCCCCAgacaagagggggagggagcgaaggagagggagagagactgtAGCTACACCTCCACTCAGCACTGCTTTGATGGGACACTGGAACTGCCGCAGTGCTACGAGG agcccACCTGGCTGCAGTATCAGCTCTTTCCTCATCGGTTGGTGTCAGAGATTGATGCCTGCGACCCTGACGACCttcccctgacccctgacccctga
- the ntd5 gene encoding beta-2-glycoprotein 1-like isoform X1 has translation MLLVCLCLVFLSSSSSSTPRVSGEGAESCQDRAVASARGRGCGKSCLLDQDCPTKRQCLCDGQCGWSCIMPTRSCPWPLSFPYSTSLLLSPSPSFSSLVQTRCDPGFKMADGTELVTRRCQGDRSWSGAEPVCMAKPTESPPLCPPLGQIENGITLQDRNSSEYTCHPGFRLIGSRENFCLENGSWQYPEPICEQVFCPPPADVAAGYLVAVQRSRYEVGEVIYYLCRKGFLLDGPNRVVCESDGSWGHTPFCRARCPIPAQRSRVLLGGSRLWGWEIPEGGVEHGTAVAFYCRRRQRPAPRQEGEGAKERERDCSYTSTQHCFDGTLELPQCYEEPTWLQYQLFPHRLVSEIDACDPDDLPLTPDP, from the exons ATGCTGCTGGTTTGCCTGTGTCTCGTCTTCctctcgtcctcctcctcctctactCCTCGAGTTTCAG GGGAAGGGGCGGAGTCATGCCAGGACAGGGCGGTGGCCTCAGCCAGAGGGCGTGGCTGTGGGAAGTCCTGCCTCCTTGACCAGGATTGTCCAACCAAGCGACAGTGTCTCTGTGACGGACAGTGTGGCTGGAGCTGCATAATGCCCA CGCGCTCCTGCCCCTGGCCCCTATCCTTCCCTTACTCCacctctctcctgctctccccctctccctccttctcctccctcgTTCAGACTCGCTGTGATCCGGGATTCAAGATGGCCGATGGAACCGAGCTGGTGACCCGTCGCTGCCAAGGCGACCGGAGCTGGAGTGGGGCGGAGCCAGTGTGCATGG CCAAGCCCACCGAGAGCCCCCCCCTGTGCCCCCCCCTGGGGCAGATAGAGAACGGAATTACCCTCCAGGACAGAAACAGCTCAGAGTACACCTGTCATCCTGG gtttcGGTTGAttggaagcagagagaatttttgTCTGGAGAACGGGTCCTGGCAGTATCCTGAGCCTATCTGCGaac AGGTTTTCTGCCCCCCTCCAGCAGATGTTGCCGCGGGTTACCTGGTTGCTGTGCAGCGCAGCCGCTACGAGGTCGGTGAGGTCATCTACTATCTGTGCAGGAAGGGCTTCCTATTGGATGGGCCCAACCGTGTTGTCTGCGAATCAGATGGCAGCTGGGGCCACACACCCTTCTGCCGAG ctcgtTGCCCTATCCCAGCCCAGCGCAGCAGGGTGCTCCTGGGGGGGTCCAGGTTGTGGGGGTGGGAGATTCCCGAGGGGGGGGTGGAGCACGGCACCGCGGTGGCCTTCTACTGTCGCCGCCGGCAGCGCCCCGCCCCCAgacaagagggggagggagcgaaggagagggagagagactgtAGCTACACCTCCACTCAGCACTGCTTTGATGGGACACTGGAACTGCCGCAGTGCTACGAGG agcccACCTGGCTGCAGTATCAGCTCTTTCCTCATCGGTTGGTGTCAGAGATTGATGCCTGCGACCCTGACGACCttcccctgacccctgacccctga
- the dbpb gene encoding D site albumin promoter binding protein b isoform X2 has protein sequence MATQMSQLVTPDLPSGASPQFGGSGGAGGAGGPGVGAPSGGHLGSMASLKSLLQLPIKSDHRGKDCGDLKDKDKSVDSDDECSLSCGNGGGGGGGGGGGAMGGVGGSCSLRPSSQSAFLGPLLWERTLPCDGGLFQLQYMDLEEFLTENGMGCLHGSGGGANSSTSAQIPSSQSNQLPSQSSQCPPSPPPPLPPLSTSPSSSSSPPSTSVSSPSPCSSSSSSSSSSSSSSSSSSISMAMGMDVVGATAMMATAPLPLPPPQGMLGGAECLRGSGLTGAQASDPSSSSSSSSSSSSSSSTSSACAPPPHLDGSPGASEVMVNFDPDPADVALSSVPGQEAFDPRRHRFSDEELKPQPMIKKARKMLVPDEQKDEKYWSRRYKNNEAAKRSRDARRLKENQISVRAAFLERENAALRQEVADIRKDLGRCRNLLLKTYSGLR, from the exons ATGGCAACCCAGATGTCGCAGCTGGTCACCCCCGACCTGCCGTCCGGAGCGAGTCCTCAGTTCGGCGGCAGCGGCGGCGCAGGAGGAGCAGGTGGCCCCGGTGTTGGGGCACCGTCAGGCGGGCACCTGGGCTCTATGGCCAGCTTGAAGTCGCTGCTGCAGCTGCCGATCAAGAGCGACCATCGCGGGAAAGACTGCGGAGACCTGAAGG acaaAGACAAGTCTGTGGACTCTGATGATGAATGCTCTCTCAGCTGTGGGAACGGCggaggggggggcgggggagggggcgggggcGCCATgggcggggtgggggggagctGCTCTCTGCGCCCCTCGTCCCAGTCTGCCTTCCTGGGCCCGCTGCTCTGGGAGCGGACCCTGCCGTGTGACGGGGGCCTGTTCCAGCTGCAGTACATGGACCTGGAGGAGTTCCTGACAGAGAACGGCATGGGCTGTCTTCATGGCAGTGGGGGCGGGGCCAACAGCTCCACCTCGGCCCAGATCCCGTCTTCCCAGTCCAACCAGCTGCCCAGCCAGAGCTCCCAGTGCCCGCCCTCACCCCCGCCACCTCTGCCCCCGCTCTCCACCTCcccgtcttcctcctcctccccgccaTCTACGTCGGTCTCCTCCCCGTccccctgctcctcctcctcctcctcctcctcctcttcctcctcgtcctcctcgtcctcctccatCAGCATGGCGATGGGGATGGATGTCGTCGGGGCGACTGCCATGATGGCCACTGCTCCACTGCCGCTGCCCCCGCCCCAGGGTATGCTGGGAGGAGCTGAGTGTCTGCGAGGGAGCGGGCTGACAG gtgctcaagcTTCTgacccttcctcctcctcctcatcctcctcttcctcctcctcctcctcgtctaCCTCCTCTGCTTGCGCCCCGCCACCCCACCTGGACGGGTCCCCGGGGGCCAGTGAGGTCATGGTGAACTTTGACCCCGACCCGGCAGATGTGGCGCTGTCCAGCGTGCCGGGCCAGGAGGCCTTCGACCCGCGGCGGCACCGCTTCAGCGACGAGGAACTCAAGCCACAGCCCATGATCAAGAAGGCGCGGAAGATGCTGGTGCCCGACGAGCAGAAG GATGAGAAGTACTGGTCTCGGCGCTACAAGAACAACGAGGCGGCCAAGCGCTCCCGGGATGCCAGGCGGCTGAAGGAGAACCAGATCTCGGTGCGCGCCGCCTTCCTGGAGCGTGAGAACGCGGCGCTACGCCAGGAGGTGGCCGACATCCGCAAGGACCTGGGCCGCTGCCGCAACCTGCTGCTCAA GACATACAGTGGCCTCAGATAG
- the dbpb gene encoding D site albumin promoter binding protein b isoform X1 — MATQMSQLVTPDLPSGASPQFGGSGGAGGAGGPGVGAPSGGHLGSMASLKSLLQLPIKSDHRGKDCGDLKDKDKSVDSDDECSLSCGNGGGGGGGGGGGAMGGVGGSCSLRPSSQSAFLGPLLWERTLPCDGGLFQLQYMDLEEFLTENGMGCLHGSGGGANSSTSAQIPSSQSNQLPSQSSQCPPSPPPPLPPLSTSPSSSSSPPSTSVSSPSPCSSSSSSSSSSSSSSSSSSISMAMGMDVVGATAMMATAPLPLPPPQGMLGGAECLRGSGLTGAQASDPSSSSSSSSSSSSSSSTSSACAPPPHLDGSPGASEVMVNFDPDPADVALSSVPGQEAFDPRRHRFSDEELKPQPMIKKARKMLVPDEQKDEKYWSRRYKNNEAAKRSRDARRLKENQISVRAAFLERENAALRQEVADIRKDLGRCRNLLLKYETRHGAL; from the exons ATGGCAACCCAGATGTCGCAGCTGGTCACCCCCGACCTGCCGTCCGGAGCGAGTCCTCAGTTCGGCGGCAGCGGCGGCGCAGGAGGAGCAGGTGGCCCCGGTGTTGGGGCACCGTCAGGCGGGCACCTGGGCTCTATGGCCAGCTTGAAGTCGCTGCTGCAGCTGCCGATCAAGAGCGACCATCGCGGGAAAGACTGCGGAGACCTGAAGG acaaAGACAAGTCTGTGGACTCTGATGATGAATGCTCTCTCAGCTGTGGGAACGGCggaggggggggcgggggagggggcgggggcGCCATgggcggggtgggggggagctGCTCTCTGCGCCCCTCGTCCCAGTCTGCCTTCCTGGGCCCGCTGCTCTGGGAGCGGACCCTGCCGTGTGACGGGGGCCTGTTCCAGCTGCAGTACATGGACCTGGAGGAGTTCCTGACAGAGAACGGCATGGGCTGTCTTCATGGCAGTGGGGGCGGGGCCAACAGCTCCACCTCGGCCCAGATCCCGTCTTCCCAGTCCAACCAGCTGCCCAGCCAGAGCTCCCAGTGCCCGCCCTCACCCCCGCCACCTCTGCCCCCGCTCTCCACCTCcccgtcttcctcctcctccccgccaTCTACGTCGGTCTCCTCCCCGTccccctgctcctcctcctcctcctcctcctcctcttcctcctcgtcctcctcgtcctcctccatCAGCATGGCGATGGGGATGGATGTCGTCGGGGCGACTGCCATGATGGCCACTGCTCCACTGCCGCTGCCCCCGCCCCAGGGTATGCTGGGAGGAGCTGAGTGTCTGCGAGGGAGCGGGCTGACAG gtgctcaagcTTCTgacccttcctcctcctcctcatcctcctcttcctcctcctcctcctcgtctaCCTCCTCTGCTTGCGCCCCGCCACCCCACCTGGACGGGTCCCCGGGGGCCAGTGAGGTCATGGTGAACTTTGACCCCGACCCGGCAGATGTGGCGCTGTCCAGCGTGCCGGGCCAGGAGGCCTTCGACCCGCGGCGGCACCGCTTCAGCGACGAGGAACTCAAGCCACAGCCCATGATCAAGAAGGCGCGGAAGATGCTGGTGCCCGACGAGCAGAAG GATGAGAAGTACTGGTCTCGGCGCTACAAGAACAACGAGGCGGCCAAGCGCTCCCGGGATGCCAGGCGGCTGAAGGAGAACCAGATCTCGGTGCGCGCCGCCTTCCTGGAGCGTGAGAACGCGGCGCTACGCCAGGAGGTGGCCGACATCCGCAAGGACCTGGGCCGCTGCCGCAACCTGCTGCTCAAGTACGAGACAAGGCACGGGGCCCTGTGA